Below is a window of Pseudodesulfovibrio sp. 5S69 DNA.
CCATTTTTTGTGTTAAAATGAATGATAAAAGTGGTCTGTTTAATTCAATTGTCTGTAACCCTGCGTTTTTTCGGATGGAGAATAGCTGCCACAGCTAACATGTCGATTCTCTTTTGAAGCGGAATAGTCTGACTCTGGGAGAGTCTTTCGTCATCTTCGCAGCTACTTCTGTTGGAGCCAAAGACGTTGTCCTTTGAGTTATGGTTTAGCCTATGGTTCTTAGCCAGGGCTTTCAAGCCCGCGTTGTTCGCTCGTTTATGAAGTTATGATTCTGTCCTCTTACAAGTCGGTTGCTATCGGACAAGGTGTGACTAGCCAATAAAGTGAAATATTTTAGCATGTTGAGTGATGGCATCAGACCGTTGTCAGTGAGCCTTTTTTTGACATAATTCAAGAAATATGGTTTGACCTCAATGGGGTTGGACTCTTTGTCAAATTTGTTTGCCCATGTCAGAGGACCAAAGGTTTTTTTGTTGCTAAGAAAGCTCTCGCCAAGAGTAATCATTAGCTGCTCCAGAGTTTAACTTTCGTTGGCTGGCTGAGGAAGCGTGAGAGAAATAAAGGTTGTTGACCTCTTTTGTGGTTGCGGTGGGATGTCGTTAGGTTTTCAAAACATGGGTTTTGATGTCGTGGCTGCATTTGACCACTGGAAGCCAGCGTTGGACGTTTACAGAGATAATTTTGAACACAATGTTTTTGAATGTGATTTATACGATTCAAGCGCTGAGACGATTGTTCAAGATTTTAACCCAGATTTAATAATTGGTGGCCCTCCCTGCCAAGACTTTTCCAGTGCTGGCCTTAGTAACCATTCCAGTGATCGGGCGTGGTTGATCAATCGGTATGTGGATTGTGTCGAGGCTGCGCAACCTGAATACTTTGTGATGGAAAATGTCCCCAGAGCTCGTTTGCGGCCTGTTTTTAAAGCAGCCGTGAGCAGACTGAGGTCATTGGGCTATGGGCTAAGCTCTCATGTCCTCGATGCTAGCTATTGTGGCGTCCCTCAACATCGTAAACGTCTTTTTCTAGTAGGGGCGGTAGGGGCGGAAGACGGCTTTCTTGAATCGTACGTAGCTGAGCACCTATCCGATACCCCTATGTCCTTACGAGAGTACTTTGGGGGGGCTTTAGACACTGATTATTATTTTCGGGTTCCTACCAATTATGGGCGACGAGGAGTGTTCAGTGTTGACGAACCTTCCCTGACGATCCGAGCAGTCGATCGACCTATTCCTCCTGGCTACACAGGACATCCCGAAGACCCAGTCGCAATCGGGCCTCAAGTACGAACCTTTACGGTCCTAGAGCGAAGCTACATTCAAACCTTTCCTCACTCCTTTAAATTTAAGGGCACGAAGACAAATCTAAATATGATGATTGGGAATGCCGTGCCTGTAAAACTTGCAGAGTTTGTAGCTAACGCTTTGAAACAGTATATTAATGAAAATCATATCGAATATGTCCGTATCAAAACAGCTTCTTAATACAGTAGATCTTTTTTCAGGGTGCGGCGGGCTTTCGCTTGGTTTTCAGAATGCCGGTTTCAACATACTCGCGGCTTATGACAACTGGAGGCTCGCCCTAGATGTTTACCAGCGTAATTTTGACCACAATGCACATGTTTTCGATCTGAGCGATATTCAAGCGTCCGTTGAACACGTTAAAGAATATAATCCAAATGTGATAATCGGTGGCCCACCATGTCAGGACTTCTCTATCGCTGGAAAGAGAATTGAAAAAGATAGAGCTAACTTGACAGTTGCTTTTGCTGAAATCGTAGCAAGCGTATCTCCAGACATTATGGTTATGGAGAATGTGTACAGTATTGAGAGAAGCAAATCTTTAGGAATTGCGAAGAGTGTCTTATCTGATGCTGGCTATGGTCTTACTTCAAGAGTGATAGATGCAAGCCGTACGGGTGTCCCACAAATGAGAAAGCGTTTTTTCTTGGTCGCAGCCAAGGGCTTCAAGGATGATGATTTTGGTGCATATTTAGATCAGGGATTAACTGAAAGGAGGATGACGGTTGCAGAGTACTTTGGTGATGAGATTGAGGTTGAATTTTATTACGCACATCCTAGGAGCTATAAGCGGCGAGCAATATTTAGCGTGCACGAGCCTAGCGCTACAATACGAAGAGTGAACCGCCCCATTCCAGCAAATTACGTTCGGCATCCCGCTGATAAAGCAGATGTAGGAGATTGTGTACGAGTTTTGACAACTGAGGAAAGGAGTAGAATACAAACGTTCCCTAAAGAATTTATTTTTGAGGGCTCGATGTCTCAAAGAGAGCACCTCATTGCCAATGCTGTACCTGTGAAAATGGCACAATATGTGGCTGAAAAAGTTCTTGCACACTGGATAAGCTAACATATACAGATTTTTCAATATATTGATATGTTTTAGGTACGCGGCACTCAATTTCATGGAGGAAGCAGGTGCACACTTCTTGGAAGGAAGTCGAAAAGAGGGCGGTCGAATTCTCAAAAACGTGGGAAGGCGCTTTCTACGAAAAAGGGGAATGCCAAACATTTTATAATGATTTTTTTGAAGTGTTTGGGATTAAGCGGCGGAGTGTGGCAAGGTTTGAGGAACACGTTCGGAGAATAGATAACCGTTCGGGATTTATTGATCTGTTGTGGCCGAAGCGCCTCATAGTAGAACATAAAAGTAGGGGGGGGAGTCTAGAGGATGCAGCCGATCAGGCTGGGGATTACTTCGATGCATTGGCAGAAGAGGTAAAGCCTCGATATCAACTGGTCTGTGATTTTCAACGATTTTCCCTAATTGATCGGGATACAGGGGGTAAGGTTGAATTTGATCTTCCTGATTTGCATAAGAATTTAAGAAGTTTTTCGTTTATGCTTGGGCTACAAGCTCCGAAGCATCGAGTTTCAAAACATCTCAACGTTCAGGCCGCACAGTGTATTGGAAAAATACAAGATGCGCTAAGTAAAGCTGAATATGCTAAAAGAGATCAAGAGATTCTCTTAACCCGAATAGTTTTTTGTCTTTTTGCGGACAACACTGGCATCTTTCAACCTAGGGGGGTGTTCGTTGACTATATTGAATCGCGATCAAAGCCTGACGGGTCAGATTTGGGGATGTTGCTTGCTTTTTTATTTCAAGTTTTAGATACGCCCTTGGCTAGTCGGCAAAGAGGTCTCGATCCTGAACTTACAGAGTTTCCATTTATAAATGGAGGGATGTTTAGCGAGCGCATAACTATTCCCACGTTAAGCCGAGAGGTAAGGGATAGCTTGTTAGACGCTTGTGAATTTGATTGGTCTGAAGTGTCCCCTGCAATTTTTGGATCATTGTATCAAGCAGTTTTAAGCAATGAACAGTGTGGAGATTTGGCAGCGTTTGCAACATCTGAGAAAAATATAAAAAAAGTTATAGATGAATTGTTTTTAAACGATTTGCAGCAAGAATTTAAGAAGATGTCTCTTCATGGTGTCAGCAGGGAGGAATCCCTTTTTACTTTCCTCTCAAAGCTTGTGGGGATGACTTTTTTTGATCCTGCTTGTGGCTGTGGAAATTTTTTAGCAGTAGCGTACAGAGAACTTCGCCGTCTAGAGCTGGCAGTGCTGTTGGAATTGAATCGTCTAGGGAAACTGCAAGTTGAATCGAAAGTATCACAACTAGATGTTGACCAATTCTATGGAATAGAGGTTAATTCTTATTCTGCACGTATAGCCTCAACGGCCATGTGGATGACTGACCACATTGCTAATAACGAGTTAAGCCAATCCCTAGGTGTCGACTTTATACGTGTTCCTTTGGTTAAAAAACCGCACATAGCAATTGCAGATGCTCTTTCTGTCAATTGGGAGTCAATAATACCAATAGTATCATGTTCTTATCTGTTCAGTAACCCCCCCTACAAAGGCAGTAAAAAGCAAAGTAGAGAAGAACGTGTAAAAGTGCGGGAAATCGCAGATCTTGGGGGAGCAGGAGGGACTTTAGATTATGCCTGTGGCTGGATATTGAAAGCGGCTGATTACGCGAGGGGAGGAGTAGGCGTTGGGCTTGTGACTACCAACTCGGTCGTACAAGGGGAGCAAGTAGCTCAGTTGTGGCCATTATTGTTCGAGAAATATTCGCTGGAACTCAATTTTGCGCATCAAACTTTTCAATGGAGTACGGAGAGCAGGGGGAGAAGAGCAAGAGTCCAAGTCGTTGTAATTGGGTTGGTCCCAAAGTCGAGAAACCACCTTTCTTGTCGACTATTTCAGTATGCAACAGCAGAAAGTGATCCTACACTTGTTGAGTGCAATAAAATTTCGCCATATCTAATTGTTGGTGATGAGCTTAACAGTCCTTATGTGACTGTAAAAAAGGTTAATAACCCAATTAATGGTCTTCCAAAGCTAAGAACAGGTACGAAGCCAATTGATGGTGGCTACTATATTTTAGACAGTGAAGAGAGAAGAGTACTAATAGATCGAGAGCCTCTAGCAAAGCAATATATTCGCCCTTTTGTCGGAACAACTGAATTTTTGGAAGGAATTGAGAGATATATTTTGGTGTTACAGGATGCGTCGGCGAAGGATGTGAAATCCATGCGAACGGTGAAGTCCTTAATAGAGCGCGTTGTAAAATATCGTAAAGCCGAGATTATGAACAAAAGTGGTACGCGTAAATTAAAAGCCGTTAATGAGTTATATAGCAGGCCAACGGCGTTTCATATTACAACACTTCCTGAATGTCCTTTTCTCGTTCTCCCAGAAGTAACATCAGAAAACAGGCACTATCTCCCGATCGGTTGGCTTGAACCCCCTGTTATTCCTAGCAACTTGGTGAAAATCGGTGAAGATGCGACATTAGAGCAATTTGCACTATTAACATCAGCAATGCATTTGGCTTGGCTTCAAGGGGTGGGGGGACATTTGGAAGGAAGGAATCGATATTCTATAGGAATAGTGTACAATAATTTCCCGATTCCAGATAAATACGATTCGGAAAAGCTACAAAAACTGGCGAAGTCTGTGCTCAAGGCAAGGGATGAGGAGGCGGGGCGAGGCGGTACGCTCGAAATGATGTATGACGTGCTGTCTATGCCCAGCAAATTAAGAGCTGCGCATGCCGCTTTGGATAACGAGGTTGACAAATTGTATCTTGGCAAAGTGGCAAAAAACGATCATGAACGACTTGTAAATTTGCTGAATAGATACAGTGAAATGATTTAGATTTGTTGGAACAAATGGCTCCACCGGCCAAAGTATATTTGGATTTATGGAGAGTCTTCTGATGGCAGACCATGTGTCAAAGTCTGAGCGTAGCCGCATTATGAGTCTGGTTAAGCAAAAGAATACAAAGCCAGAACTCCTAGTGCGCTCATATCTCCATAAAAACGGGCTAAGATTTCGGTTGCACGACAGAAGACTGCCAGGAAGTCCTGATCTTGTTTTCCCCATGTACCATACAGTAGTATTTGTGAATGGTTGCTTTTGGCATGGTCATGAAAGCTCGCAATGTCGGCGAGCGACCATCCCAAAAACTAATGAGGGGTATTGGCGAGAAAAAATCGCAAATAATAAGCTTCGAGATTTGCGTAATATCTTCCAATTAGAAAACGACGGCTGGCGCGTGTTGGTGGTTTGGGAGTGCCAAATCAAACAATCTGAATTGAGCTTGTTGGTCGATACTATTCGTCGAAATAAGAAAAGCGACCATTTTTCCTACTGATCCATTAAGCGATTTCTTCCTGTGCGGCTCCCTATAAAATATCGCTTTATTTCGTTGAAATCATTAGAAAAATGTTGCACTAGCTGCTAATTGGGCTGAAAATTATAAAGAGTCTATTTGCTCCAGTTGTTCATGTTATCGTACCCACTTCGCGTATGGTGATCCCCCTTTTAGCCATATTTGTACTTTATATTTAACGCGTGCCAATGCTTTCGGTCTGCTTTCTGCAACGGGTTTGACTGTCCGTCGACATTTTTATTGACTGTAAAAATCGCATTGCCCTGATTCTCGCTAGTTTCAGATTTGCCGATTAAAACTCCTGACTATAGGTTAGACTAGAAAACGATGTTGCCTAATTGCAAGATTTAATTTGTTTTACATGTCTCTGTAAGTATGGACGGTATGTTTATCCCAGTTTCTGACTGATTTTTTGCTGGAAGGGCACGGTATCGTTAATTCAGATACTTTTGTGAGTAACTTTGTGAGTATTTATATTTTACAGTTAGGTTTTATCCCAATGTATTCAGGATATTATTTTGTATATTAACGTCCCTCCCCTACCAGGAATAAAATCAGGGCCTTGGAGGTTATACCTCCGAGGCCCTTTTTGTTTTGTCGGTGGGTGTGGGGTGGCCGCTTGGGAGGGGGCGGTAGTTATTCCTTGGCGGCGGCGAGGCAGGCGGTCTGGAGCCTTTCCTTTATGTATCGGACCATTTCGTCGTCGCCTTCGTAGAGGTCGAAGCATTTGGCGTCTTCGCCCAGGAGGCCGCCGGGGACCTCGTCGCCCAGTCCCTGGGGGTCGTCCACCAGTTCGTTGTAGAAGCAGACGGACAGCCAGCGGTCGGCCGGGTCGTCGTCGATGACGTCGACCATGGCGAAGAGGTTGCGTTTGCTCTGATTCTCATGGGCGGCGCGCAGGGAGTAGGTGATGCCGGGCCGGGGCACGAAATCGAGCTTGATGCCGTCCAGCCCTTCGAGGTGGGATTTGAGGGCCGTGAAACAGGCCTTGGTCAGGTTGGGGTCCGTTGTCCAGGTGTCGACGAAGGTTGCCAGTTCATCGGCGAATTGAGTGTCCATGGCAGGGGCTCCTTTGCGTATGCGTGTTCGCGGGGGGACTTCCGTTTGTCAGGCGCGGGGGTGTCCGGTGCGGCGCTCTTCGGGAATTCAGCCGTCTTGCCGGTGCGTCCCAACAAGGCCTTTGGTCCGTCATTTGCCAATGCCGCCTTGATGTCAAGCGGGACATCGGGTCTCCCGTGCCCGGCGCCGCCGCCGGCTTCGGGATCGCCCACGGCTCGTATTTATCAATTTTATCCAATTTTTTTATGGTGATAAAGGTTCGAACGCCTCTTCTTTCCGTTGGTCAGATGGCCATCATGGGGCCGTCGCGCCTGCCTGCCGGGACCATCGGCCGACGGCCTCGGCGGGATGGGGCCGGAGGGCCTGCCGGGGTGCCTTTTTTTGTAACTAGTTATTGCATTGTTAGTTTCGGGAAGATAATTTTGGCTTTAATTAGCCGCTATTACCGCTCGGCTTCAGTGTGAGGCCGGAGGTGGCGGAAAATCCATTAGTTGAGGAGCTTGTTATGAGAAAAATGATGCTTTCCACCCTTCTTGTCCTTTCCATTGCCCTCTTTTCCGTGCCCGCCCTTGCCGAGGGCCCGGTCAAGACCCTTCCCGGCGACATCACCCTGGCCCAGGCCCGGGCCGTCCTCGACGCCGCCCTGAAAAAGGCCGTTGAGATCAAGGTGCCCATGAACATCGCCATCGTGGATGCCGGCGGCAACCTCAAGGCCTTTTACCGCCAGGAAGACGCCTTCCTCGGCAGCATCGACATTTCGATCAAGAAGGCTGTCACGGCCCGGTACTTCAACATGACCACCCGGGCCCTGGGCGCGGTGTCCGTGCCCGGTCAGCCCCTGTACGGCATCGAGGCCAGCAACAACGGCCTGATCCTGTTCGCGGGCGGAGTGCTGCTCGTGGACAAGAACAACGTCATCATCGGCGCCATCGGCGTTTCCGGCGGCTCCGTGGATGAGGATGAGAGCGTGGCCCTGGCCGGAGCCGCCGCCCTCAAGTAGCAACCGTTTTCGTCAACTGCAAACTGTCCGTAGGCCCGGTCCGGGGAATATCCCCGGACCGGGCCGTGTCGTTGCGCAAAGCCGTCGGAACTTGTCGAAGAGGGGTGTTGACACCGATGCAACCAAGTTGCATTGTGTAACCGGATTGCCTATCACGGCAATGTCGCAACACAACCCACGGAGGTCGGCATGAAGGTTTCCAGGCTGATGAAAAAAGTGCTCCCGGCGGTGCTCGGGCTGATGGTTGCCTGGGCCGGGCCCGCTTTGGCGGGTGCCAAGGTGCGGGCGTTCGTGTCCATTCTGCCGCAGAAGTATTTCGTGGAGCGGATCGGCGGGGATCTGGTGGATGTGAGCGTGCTGGTCCTGCCGGGAGCCAACCCGCACATGTACGAGCCCTCGCCGCGGCAGATGACCGCCCTGGCAGGGGCGCAGGTCTTTTTCGCCATCGGCGTCAACCTGGAGGAGGTCTGGCTGCCCAAGCTGGCCGACGCCAACCAGACCATGCGCATCGTCCGGACCCAGAAGGGTGTGGAGAAGATTCCCATGACCGCGCACGGGCACGGCGAGCACGAGGCCATGCATGGGGAACACGGGGGCGAGGAACCCGGGCACGGCATCCTGGACCCGCATATCTGGCTTGACCCCGTGCGGGTCAAGATCATCGCGCGGAACACCTGCGACGGGCTGGTCCGGGTCGATCCCGCCCACCAGGCGGTGTACGAGACCAACCTGGCCGCGTTCCTCAAGGACCTGGACAGCCTGAACGCGTCCATAGCCAAGAGCCTGGCGGTCATCCCGGCGGACAAGCGGACCTTCATGGTCTTCCACCCGTCCTGGGGGTATTTCGCCAAGCGCTACGGCCTGACCCAGGTGGCCATCGAGGCGGGCGGCAGCGAGCCGAGCCCGCGGCATCTGGCCGAGATCATCGAGCACGGCCGCGAACTGGGCGTGAGCGTGGTCTTCGTCCAGCCCCAGTTCTCCCGGCGCAGCGCCGACGTCATCGCCTCGGAACTCGGGGCCCGCGTGGTGCCCCTCGACCCCCTGGCCGAGAACTGGAAGGACAACCTGTTGCACGCCGCCGACGCCTTCGGACAGGCCCTTCGCTGACATGCCCCCATGGAGGTTGCCATGACCCTGCACGACACGGCCGAAGCCGCCCGAGAGTTTCTGGAACAAACCGGCCTGGAACCGACCATCAACCGCATTCTGGTTCTGTCCGCCGTGGCCGCCGGGCAACGGCCCATGTCCGCCGCTGAGGTCCATGCCGAGGTCCTGCGCGAGCACCGCCTCAACCGGGTCACGGTCTACCGCATCCTCGACCTGTTGGCCGACAAGGGCGCGGTCAACCGTTTCAGCACGGGCGGACGGGCCCAACATTACTGCGTGGGCCGCAACCACAGCCATTTCCACTGCACCGGCTGCGGCCGCGTCCAGTGCATCGCCAACGAAGAACTCCACTTCGACGAAAACGCCGTGGCCAACGCCCTCAACCTGGACGTCAGCCACGTCGACCTCCACCTCGAAGGCCTCTGCCCCGCCTGCGCCCGCGCAGCGGGGTAGGGCGGAGGATGCCTCCGGGCCTCCAGCCGTTGGCGAGTCTTGGAGCCCTACGGATGAGGACAGCAGCGATCGGCCGGGGAAGGGTGCTTTCCCCACTGAAAATGTCGCCGCGCTTCGGGTGGCGAAGTCTCCAATATCCCCCTAAACATTGGAGCGACTCGGGTGCCACAGGCACCCGACAGCGGCTCTCGCCACGCACGGTGTCAGGCTTTCGAGAGTGGTGTAGCCGTGCATTTTCCGAGAGGGTGTTTCACCGCAGCGTAGTCCCCCTACGTGAGGATGAAACACCCTCTCGGAAAATGTGCGGATGCGCCGCTCTCGGAAGCCGCGCGCAGCACAAAAAGAAAGGCTCCATGGC
It encodes the following:
- a CDS encoding GlcG/HbpS family heme-binding protein, whose protein sequence is MRKMMLSTLLVLSIALFSVPALAEGPVKTLPGDITLAQARAVLDAALKKAVEIKVPMNIAIVDAGGNLKAFYRQEDAFLGSIDISIKKAVTARYFNMTTRALGAVSVPGQPLYGIEASNNGLILFAGGVLLVDKNNVIIGAIGVSGGSVDEDESVALAGAAALK
- a CDS encoding DNA cytosine methyltransferase produces the protein MKIISNMSVSKQLLNTVDLFSGCGGLSLGFQNAGFNILAAYDNWRLALDVYQRNFDHNAHVFDLSDIQASVEHVKEYNPNVIIGGPPCQDFSIAGKRIEKDRANLTVAFAEIVASVSPDIMVMENVYSIERSKSLGIAKSVLSDAGYGLTSRVIDASRTGVPQMRKRFFLVAAKGFKDDDFGAYLDQGLTERRMTVAEYFGDEIEVEFYYAHPRSYKRRAIFSVHEPSATIRRVNRPIPANYVRHPADKADVGDCVRVLTTEERSRIQTFPKEFIFEGSMSQREHLIANAVPVKMAQYVAEKVLAHWIS
- a CDS encoding metal ABC transporter solute-binding protein, Zn/Mn family is translated as MKVSRLMKKVLPAVLGLMVAWAGPALAGAKVRAFVSILPQKYFVERIGGDLVDVSVLVLPGANPHMYEPSPRQMTALAGAQVFFAIGVNLEEVWLPKLADANQTMRIVRTQKGVEKIPMTAHGHGEHEAMHGEHGGEEPGHGILDPHIWLDPVRVKIIARNTCDGLVRVDPAHQAVYETNLAAFLKDLDSLNASIAKSLAVIPADKRTFMVFHPSWGYFAKRYGLTQVAIEAGGSEPSPRHLAEIIEHGRELGVSVVFVQPQFSRRSADVIASELGARVVPLDPLAENWKDNLLHAADAFGQALR
- a CDS encoding DNA methyltransferase, with the protein product MHTSWKEVEKRAVEFSKTWEGAFYEKGECQTFYNDFFEVFGIKRRSVARFEEHVRRIDNRSGFIDLLWPKRLIVEHKSRGGSLEDAADQAGDYFDALAEEVKPRYQLVCDFQRFSLIDRDTGGKVEFDLPDLHKNLRSFSFMLGLQAPKHRVSKHLNVQAAQCIGKIQDALSKAEYAKRDQEILLTRIVFCLFADNTGIFQPRGVFVDYIESRSKPDGSDLGMLLAFLFQVLDTPLASRQRGLDPELTEFPFINGGMFSERITIPTLSREVRDSLLDACEFDWSEVSPAIFGSLYQAVLSNEQCGDLAAFATSEKNIKKVIDELFLNDLQQEFKKMSLHGVSREESLFTFLSKLVGMTFFDPACGCGNFLAVAYRELRRLELAVLLELNRLGKLQVESKVSQLDVDQFYGIEVNSYSARIASTAMWMTDHIANNELSQSLGVDFIRVPLVKKPHIAIADALSVNWESIIPIVSCSYLFSNPPYKGSKKQSREERVKVREIADLGGAGGTLDYACGWILKAADYARGGVGVGLVTTNSVVQGEQVAQLWPLLFEKYSLELNFAHQTFQWSTESRGRRARVQVVVIGLVPKSRNHLSCRLFQYATAESDPTLVECNKISPYLIVGDELNSPYVTVKKVNNPINGLPKLRTGTKPIDGGYYILDSEERRVLIDREPLAKQYIRPFVGTTEFLEGIERYILVLQDASAKDVKSMRTVKSLIERVVKYRKAEIMNKSGTRKLKAVNELYSRPTAFHITTLPECPFLVLPEVTSENRHYLPIGWLEPPVIPSNLVKIGEDATLEQFALLTSAMHLAWLQGVGGHLEGRNRYSIGIVYNNFPIPDKYDSEKLQKLAKSVLKARDEEAGRGGTLEMMYDVLSMPSKLRAAHAALDNEVDKLYLGKVAKNDHERLVNLLNRYSEMI
- a CDS encoding Fur family transcriptional regulator, producing the protein MTLHDTAEAAREFLEQTGLEPTINRILVLSAVAAGQRPMSAAEVHAEVLREHRLNRVTVYRILDLLADKGAVNRFSTGGRAQHYCVGRNHSHFHCTGCGRVQCIANEELHFDENAVANALNLDVSHVDLHLEGLCPACARAAG
- a CDS encoding DNA cytosine methyltransferase, producing the protein MREIKVVDLFCGCGGMSLGFQNMGFDVVAAFDHWKPALDVYRDNFEHNVFECDLYDSSAETIVQDFNPDLIIGGPPCQDFSSAGLSNHSSDRAWLINRYVDCVEAAQPEYFVMENVPRARLRPVFKAAVSRLRSLGYGLSSHVLDASYCGVPQHRKRLFLVGAVGAEDGFLESYVAEHLSDTPMSLREYFGGALDTDYYFRVPTNYGRRGVFSVDEPSLTIRAVDRPIPPGYTGHPEDPVAIGPQVRTFTVLERSYIQTFPHSFKFKGTKTNLNMMIGNAVPVKLAEFVANALKQYINENHIEYVRIKTAS
- a CDS encoding very short patch repair endonuclease translates to MADHVSKSERSRIMSLVKQKNTKPELLVRSYLHKNGLRFRLHDRRLPGSPDLVFPMYHTVVFVNGCFWHGHESSQCRRATIPKTNEGYWREKIANNKLRDLRNIFQLENDGWRVLVVWECQIKQSELSLLVDTIRRNKKSDHFSY